A segment of the Oncorhynchus tshawytscha isolate Ot180627B linkage group LG19, Otsh_v2.0, whole genome shotgun sequence genome:
GCTAAGTTGTAAAGTACGTTGGAGCTGTTTTACAGAAACATTTAATGCAATCTCATTGGCTTGTAGTGGCCTTGTTGTTTGAGCAAGAGTTTTGGAAAATATTGCATTTTGAAGACGTGCATCCATAGACGCGATATAGCAAATTTGGTGCGAGTGGTTCTGGAGAAGATGTTTTAACATTAGAAATGATCCAAAAATGTATCAAAAGCAAAAAAAATAATGTTCTGGTATTTGGCAAGCGTGGTAAAGACTACAGAAGTAGCTAATTCTAGTCCTGATGGTCTCAGTGGGCCCACAGCTTGAACCCCGGCATTGCTGCTTGCAGGTGTATTTCTCATGATTAATAGgagacaaatataagcacccacatTGTGTAGCTATAGACCCATATAATGTCATAAAGTCATTAGCCTTGTGCGTGGCCAAACTGAAATGCATTTTGGGGAGATGTTTGTTGTCACTGtatacagtttattaggtataccaaatggttcgctcctacagactgTGTGTCATGTggctgtggcttgctatataaatcaGGCAGACAGGCGCCGATGcaattcagttactgttcgattgaatgttagaatgggcaaaacaagtgacctaatCCAGTGGTTCTCAATCCTCTCCTTGGGGACCCCCAGCCATTTAATCTATTTCAGAGCTAGCACACCtttttcaacttgtcaactaatgaTCAATCTCTTGATCAATCCCTTGACTATGTGAATCAGGTGAGCTAGTTGAGGGTTACTACAAAATTGTGAAACATCTGAGGGTGCCCGAGAAGAAGTTAGAGTACCAATGACCTGAGTGACTTTGAGCGTAAGCAGCATGACTCCATGGCCACATCATGCCTGGTCTCAACGGTACAGGCtgatggtgtaatggtgtggggaatgttttcctggcacatgttaggtctattgataccaattgagcaatgtgtccatgccccaaagaattcagtCTGTTCTGGAGGTAAAGTGGGTCCGGCCCGGTACTTGATGGGTGTGCCTAATAAGGGTATATATCTAACTAGCGATGTTATTTTTGATCCATCACCAAAATAATATTTTTCTCCGGTCTTCCAGGGTACGAAGATGGAGATGCCCCTGTTCCTGGCAAAGGGCTTGTATGAGAGGAAGAGGCGTGTTGTCTCAGTGGAGCTGCCTAAGGTCTACAAAGAGGGCTGGAGGACTGTGTTCAACGCAGACCCCACTGTAGTAGACCTTCACAAGATGGGACCCTATTACTATGGCCTCGGCTCCCAGTTGCTGCACTTTGACAGCCCTGAGAATCCGGAGATTGCCCAGGCAGTACTTCAGGTGAGTACAGCACACAAACAGTGATATCAGAGGGTATAAATATCTCACTGCTCACTCCACTACCCCCCCCGACAGTTCAGGTGTTATTAACTTTGGCTGCTAGCTGAAACTTTCCTTTGACCCCCCCAGAAACTGTGCATATCCCAACTAACATTCCTTGTTTTATTAGTCtgctgttgatacagtcccaaaatgtttggcTAGTCAGCAATCAGGTTATCAAGATAtagaactttcaaaatacagaaagtgTCACAGTATGATGCGTTTTGCATGAATGGAGTTTTCCTTCCATATCAATCATGGGGTGATATTGTAATATCACTCTTTTACCATCATCATTGATTTCATATAAGGGAGAAGTGTATAGAGAATTGTGCAAACCGATTCTGGGGAAAAGGTTTTTGAAGACTGTACAATTTTAAACATACTGGCCCTGTGCAGAAACCCAACTCCTGCCTCATTGGTGCTACTACCATAACAAAATTATTTCTCACTGATCTTTATCTATTtgtgctagaggtcgaccgaatatgatttttcaacgccgataccgattattggcggaccaaaaaaagccgataccgattaatctgacgattttaaaaataaataaataataataaatacttttttttttttttgtaataatgaaaattacaacaatactgaatgaacacttattttaacttaatataatacatccataaaatcaatttagcctcaaataaataatgaaacatgttcaatttggtttaaataatgcaaaaacaaagtgttggagaagaaagtaaaagtgcaatatgtgccatgtaagaaagctaacgtttaagttccttgctcagaacatgagaacatatgaaagctggtggttccttttaacatgagtcttcaatattcccaggtaagacgttttaggttgtaggaaTTATATTTCTTTCTAtcctatacgatttgtatttcatatacctttgactattggatgttcttataggcactttagaattgccagtgtaacaagatagcttctgtccctctcctttctcctacctggcctcgaaccaggaacacaacgacaacagccaccctcgaagcagcgttacccatgcagtgcaaggggaacaaccactccaaatCTCAGTGCGAGTGacttttgaaacgctattagcacgcaccccgctaactagctagccatttcacatcgtttacaccagcctaatctcgggagttgataggcttgaagtcataaacagctgctggcaaacgcacgaaagtgctgtttgaatgaatgcttacgagcctgctgctgcctaccatcgctcagtcagactgctctatcaaatcatagacttagttataacatgataacacacagaaatacgagccgtaggtcattaatatggtcaaatcccgaaactatcatctcgaaaacaagacgtttattcttttaGTGAattacggaaccgttccgtattttacctaacaggtggcatccataagtctaaatattcctgttgcATTGCGCAACCTTCaatattatgtcataattacgtaaaattctggcaaattagtcggcccaaactgttgcatatacactgactctgcgtgcaatgaacgcaagagaagtgacacaatttcacctggttaatattgcctgctaacatttaatttattttagctaaatatgcaggtttaaaaatacactgctcaaaaaaataaagggaacacttaaacaacacaatgtaactccaagtcaatcatacttctgtgaaatcaaactgtccacttaggaagcaacactgattgacaataaatttcacatgctgttgtgcaaatggaatagacaacaggtggaaattataggcaattagcaagacacccccaataaaggagtggttctgcaggtggtaaccacagaccacttctcagttcctatgcttcctggctgatgttttggtcacttttgaatgctggcggtgctttcactctagtggtagcatgagacagagtctacaacccacacaagtggctcaggtagtgcagctcatccaggatggaacatcattgcgagctgtggcaagaaggtttgctgtgtctgtcagcgtagtgtccagagcatggaggcgctaccaggagacaggccagtaaatcaggagacctgtaggagggcaacaacccagcagcaggaccgctacctccgcctttgttcaaggaggagcaggaggagcactgccagagccctgcaaaatgacctccagcaggccacaaatgtgcatgtgtctgctcaaacggtcagaaacagactccatgagggtggtatgagggcccgacgtccacaggtggggggttgtgtttacagcccaacaccgtgcaggacgtttggcatttgccagagaacaccaagattggcaaattcaccactggtgccctgtgctcttcacagatgaaagcaggttcacacagagcacatgtgacagacgtgacagtctagagacgccgtggagaacgttctgctgcctgcaacatcctccagcatgaccggtttggcggtgggtcagtcatggtgtggggtggcatttctttgggtggGCAGCACAGCCCTCCatatgctcgccagaggtagcctgactgccattaggtacagagatgagatcctcagaccccttgtgagaccatatgctggtgcggttggccctgggttcctcctaatgcaagactatgctagacctcatgtggctggagtgcgtcagcagttcctgcaagaggaaggcattgatgctatggactggcccgcccgttccccagacctgaatccaattgagcacatctgggacatcatgtctcgctccatccaccaacgccacgttgcaccacagactgttcaggagttggcggatgctttagtccaggtctgggaggagatccctccggagaccatccgccacctcatcaggagcatgcccaggcgttgtagggaggtcatacaggcacgtggaggccacacacactactgagcctcattttgacttgttttaaggacattacatcaaagtttgatcagcctgtagtgtggttttccactttaattttgagtgtgactccaaatccagacctccatgggttgataaatttgatttccatttataatttttgtgtgattttgttgtcagcacattcaactatataaagaaaaaagtatttaataagaatatttcattcattcagatctaggatgtgttattttagtgttccatttatttttttgcgCAGTGTATATACTtctatgtattgattttaagaaaggcattgatgtttatggttaggtgcacattggagcaacgatacgcaccacatcgattatatgcaaagcaggacacgctagataaactagtaatatcatcaaccatgtgataatgattgatttttataagataagtttaatgcttgctagcaacttaccttggcttactgcatttgcgtaacaggcagtctcctcgtggagtgcaacgagaggcaggtatttagagcgttggaccagttaaccgtaaggttgcaagattgaatcccctgagctgacaaggtaaaaatctgtcattctgcccctgaacgaggcagttaacccaccgttcctaggccgtcattgaaaataagaatgtgttcttaactgacttacctagttaaataaaggtgtaaaaaaaaaaaaaacatccaaatcggtgtccaaaaatacagatttccgattattatgaaaacttgaaatcggccccaattaatcggccattccgatgtaatcggtcaacctctaatttgTACCCttttagttgtataatatcaCTAGAAAGTTTATGATTGAGTCACCACCCAGGTCAAATGGTTGGACACGCTGACAAACCAATTCAGTGTTATGTCCCATAGTCAGCCACTAGGTGGTGCTATGTGATCGAATTGTCATCATTGACTAAAAGGCTGCGTAGTGTTGTTTtgttgctgggcagactgacaaaTCACATCAGTCATCTTTGAAAAACAATCACTTCAAGTGAATCCAACAGGATTATTAGTTGTCTCTCTGCATCCACAAAGGATGACTGAGTTTCATCAAATGTTTTTATTCACCTCTTCTATCTCCTTCATGTATGTatactggttgtgtgtattttTCTTTGGTGGTGTTTATATTAACCTCCCTCTTTATTCACCTCTTGTATTTTCTTGAGCTCTTGGTATGCTTGTGTGTATTTCTTGTTGGTGGGGTTGATGTGAAACATTATATTCTCATGGCTTAACCCAATGATGTTTGTTAACTCTGTATTGCTGATTCTATGtaattggccattgagaggctttgaagccaccagtcagccatatTGGCACACTCCAGTAGGAGCTGTCCTCCCATAGGAAtcaatggaattctacagtatttcaatgaaTTGTTTCAAGGACAGAATGACATGTATTCACATTATTTGCAGTGGGGAGAGTAACATTAGTcatccattttttttatatatatgtgtgtgtgtgtgtgtgtgtgtgtgtgtatatgtatgtatgtatgtatatatgtatatgtgtatatatatatatgtgtgtatatatgtgtgtgtgtgtgtgtgtgtgtgtgtgtgtgtgtgtgtgtgtgtgtatatgtatgtaagtgtatatgtatgtatgtatgtatatgtgtatatatatgtgtatatatatatatatatgtgtgtgtgtgtgtgtgtgtgtgtgtgtgtttattttttagCTCATAATGTAATTTTTAAAGTATGCATTTAAATGTGCAATAGTCTCCCGATTGgcgcagcggtcaaaggcactgcagtgctagagacggtttggccggccgggatgtccttgtcccatcgtgctctaacgactgcttgtggcgggccgggcgcatgcatgctgacttcggtcgccagttgtacggtgtttcttcCAACAcactggtgcggctggcttccgggttaagcgagcaatgtgtcaagaagcagtgcggcttggcagggtcgtattTTGGAGGAAGCATGGCTcgcgacctttgcctctcccgagtctgtacgggactTGCAGTGATGGGGCAAGACCGTAACTACCacttggatatcacgaaaaaggggtaaaaagtacaaaaaataaaggtacaatttgaAAAAAATCACGTTGCTAAAATTCTAACAGTTTGCCCAATTTTAGTTTGACAAAACAAGCATAGAGaaccattgtaccatctaaaccactgttaAATGTCTTCTCATTAACCAAAACTATTGTATTTTCAGtggtttgaagctggtgtacaaaaccgaaagtaaaagatgcaaaaacgcaacataagaacgggaagcatagaaatggcAAAAATAGAACAGATTTAATgcgtcttagacttgctttcaatgacagatctataacttaaATTTCTATGTGAATATTGTCCAGGtgtccaaaaagttacatattgcagctttaagatgtctgtaatagaatacatGTGGCAAAAATGAATATAGACCTTGATAAATGCATTTCTGTAGTTGTAtttcttttagttttttttttttttacaatagagGGTGGGTGCCAAGATGGAGTCACTGCTTCAACACAGCTCCCctatcagcgtgtgtgtgtgtgtgttgtgtgtgttactacctccgttcaaaagtttggagtcacttagaaatgtattttttttaatgaaaagaagaaaaaatgtgtccattttaaaatggcattaaattgatcagaaatacagtgtacacaTTGTTACTTTTGTTAATGACTAttattatggaatatctacataggcccattatgagcaaccatcactcctgtgttccaatggcacgttgtgttagctaatccaagtttatcattttaaaagggtaattgatcagtagaaaacccttttgcaattgtgttagcacagctgaaaacttctgatttaaagaagcaataaaactggccttctttagactaattgAATATCTggagccagttgaggacttgtgaggtgtctgtttctcaaactagacactaatgtacttgtcctcttgctcagttgtgcaccggggactcacactctttctattctagttagaaccagtttgcgcttttatgtgaagagagtagtacacagcgttgtacgagatcttcagtttcttggcaattcctCGCatggaatagactgacgagtatcagaagaaaggtctttgtttctcaccattttgagcctgtaattgaacccacaaatgctgacgctccagatactcaactaacctaaaggccagttttattgcttctttaaccagaacaacagttttcagctgtgctaagatAGTTGCAAAAGATAATGGCCcttttgtagatattccataaaaaatcagtcgtttccagctacaatagtaatttacaacattaacaatgtctacactgtatttctggtaAATGTTatgctattttaatggaccaaaaaaatgcttttctttcaaaaacaaggacatttctaagtgaccccaaacttttgaacggtagtgtacactgaacaaaaatatagaaatgcaatatgtaaagtgAGCTGAAATAACAGATCTCAGAAATgtcccatacgcacaaaaagcttatttctctcaacttttgtgcacaaatttgtttacatcccagttAGATAGCATTTTAGCATTTGTcaacataatccatccacctgacaggtgtggcatatcaagaagctgattaaacagcatgatcattacacaggtgcaccttgtgctggggacagtaacaGGCCAATCTaaaataccacagatgtctcaacttTTGAGGTGGTGTACAATtgtcaggaatgtccaccagagctgttgccagaaaattctatgttgatttctctaccataagccacctccatctTTTTAGAGAAACACATTTATTGGCTaagcctggctcccaagtgggtgggcctatgcccacccatggctacgccgctgcccagtcatgtgaaatcctatagattagggcctaaattaatttatttcaattgaatgatttctttatatgaactataactcagtaaaatctttgacattttgTATGTTgccttttatttttgttcagtataaatcatTGGCTTAACCTCTTCACCTCCAGACATTCATTGGTCGTTTCCGCCGGACCATGGATTCCTCACAGAATGCCTACAACGAAGACACGTCAGCCCTGGTGGAGCGCTTGGATTACCTGGAGAGGGCACTGTTCAGGGCAGGGCAAAGCGGCCTCAACAGCTTCCAGAACTGGGAGAGGGGCCGCGCATCAACCATCACTGCCTCTAGCCTGGTGCTCAACTACCGCAAGAGGAAGATCACTGATCTGCAGCCCTGAGGGACTGCAaagatgcatcccaaatggcaccatattccctatacagtgcactacttgggccctggtcaaaagtagtgcactataaagggaatatggttccatttggAACTCAAAGCAACAGGCCAGAAGAGAAATGACTGAGTTGGAAGGAGAGtagtgtggaggtgtgtgtgtcataaAAGATAAACTGATTCCCACATCAAACTTAGCGTTTTGCTTTTATGTTATGGTATCTTGTGTGTTTTATTTTGAGATCTTTATACACATTCTGTACACAAATGTTTTTCAAAGACTTTGTAAATAATTCAAAAAATATCTGCTTTGTGTAATGTAAGTTTGAATTTTTATAAAATTAAAGCTACCGTAGTCTTTAAATTGGATGTCATCCTTAAAGTAAGAAATGTTGCCGTTTAACaggaatgtttttttaaaaagtaGAGTTGCCTTATTTTGCCAATGCATGTGGCCATGCATTCCATCAGGGATGATAAGGCAAAACAACTTTTAAATGGTTGTGTAAGGATTAACAGGAATGTATTACCATATTATCTAGCTCTGCATGCATAATGAATGTAACCTACCCTTTCTTCATAAATGTcattactacaacaacaacttaATGAATATATGCCAGAACTGATTTACCGCACATCTATTTAGTCTGTTTGAAAACCATCTACAGTAAATCATCATATGCTgtgttcataaccaagtgggaaggtggtatttATCACACAACTGGGAAAAATCCACTGGAACGCCCCA
Coding sequences within it:
- the gins3 gene encoding DNA replication complex GINS protein PSF3, which encodes METHSYLPVPPGVGMEENFLSLDDILLSHERLPSRTECTFPRLGFLEKSSDSRDIQEGTKMEMPLFLAKGLYERKRRVVSVELPKVYKEGWRTVFNADPTVVDLHKMGPYYYGLGSQLLHFDSPENPEIAQAVLQTFIGRFRRTMDSSQNAYNEDTSALVERLDYLERALFRAGQSGLNSFQNWERGRASTITASSLVLNYRKRKITDLQP